One window of the Streptomyces asoensis genome contains the following:
- a CDS encoding cytochrome P450 family protein: MTSGTEELRIPLDPFVTDLDGESAKLRAAGPLAAVELPGGVPVWAVTRHAEARALLTDPRLVKDINVWGAWQRGEIPPDWPLIGLANPGRSMLTVDGADHRRMRGLVAQALTPRRVEAMRERITELTGRLLDRLPADADVVDLKAEFAYPLPMYVVADLMGIEESRLPRLKVLFEKFFSTQTPPEEVVATLVELAGIMAETVAAKRAEPGDDLTSALVLASEDGDRLTDEEIVSTLQLMVAAGHETTISLIVNAVVNLSAHPDQRALVLSGAADWSAVIEETLRWSTPTSHVLIRFATEDVPVGDRVIPAGDALIVSYGAIGRDEEAHGPSAGDFDITRETRTRHISFGHGPHVCPGAALSRLEAGVALPALYARFPGLDLAVAPSALRNKPVVTQNDLFELPVRLTSSTV, encoded by the coding sequence GACCTGGACGGGGAGAGCGCCAAGCTGCGGGCGGCGGGACCGCTGGCCGCGGTCGAACTGCCTGGCGGCGTTCCGGTGTGGGCAGTCACCCGGCACGCCGAGGCCAGGGCCCTCCTGACCGACCCCAGGCTGGTCAAGGACATCAACGTGTGGGGCGCCTGGCAGCGCGGCGAGATCCCGCCCGACTGGCCTCTGATCGGCCTGGCCAACCCCGGCCGCTCCATGCTGACCGTGGACGGCGCCGACCACCGCAGGATGCGCGGCCTCGTCGCCCAGGCCCTCACCCCGCGCCGGGTGGAGGCGATGCGGGAGCGGATCACCGAGCTCACCGGGCGACTGCTGGACCGGCTGCCCGCCGACGCCGACGTCGTCGACCTCAAGGCGGAGTTCGCCTACCCCCTGCCGATGTACGTCGTCGCCGACCTGATGGGCATCGAGGAGAGCCGGCTGCCGCGGCTGAAGGTGCTGTTCGAGAAGTTCTTCTCCACCCAGACCCCGCCCGAGGAGGTCGTCGCGACCCTCGTCGAGCTGGCGGGGATCATGGCCGAGACCGTCGCCGCCAAGCGTGCCGAGCCCGGTGACGACCTGACCAGCGCGCTCGTCCTTGCCTCGGAGGACGGCGACCGGCTCACCGACGAGGAGATCGTCTCCACCCTCCAGCTCATGGTCGCCGCCGGCCACGAGACCACCATCTCCCTGATCGTCAACGCCGTCGTCAACCTCTCCGCCCACCCCGACCAGCGGGCACTGGTCCTGTCGGGCGCGGCGGACTGGTCCGCGGTGATCGAGGAGACCCTGCGCTGGTCGACGCCGACGTCGCACGTGCTGATCCGGTTCGCGACCGAGGACGTGCCGGTCGGCGACCGGGTCATCCCGGCGGGCGACGCGCTCATCGTCTCCTACGGCGCGATAGGCCGCGACGAAGAGGCGCACGGCCCCTCGGCCGGCGACTTCGACATCACCCGTGAGACACGGACCCGCCACATATCCTTCGGCCACGGCCCGCACGTCTGCCCCGGCGCCGCCCTGTCCCGTCTGGAGGCGGGCGTGGCGCTGCCCGCGCTGTACGCCCGCTTCCCCGGACTGGACCTGGCGGTGGCGCCGTCGGCCCTGCGCAACAAGCCGGTGGTGACCCAGAACGACCTCTTCGAGCTCCCCGTACGACTCACCTCATCGACGGTCTGA
- a CDS encoding SMI1/KNR4 family protein: MSERIDEVERVAAVWQQLTGWLKENAPTSYASLLPPAPEEEIHAVEAHLMQYVGYGLPAELVALWRLCGGVEHQYIKENEDEGDVGSGAFLPDGVLFAPAEAIRPRLPRYGERDYWGGAQVVPWLTRDEAGPEYGQYVSAAGVGHWSTMDGTVVSEPRYPSMAAYLESVHRTLTVGPADLMGSEVPGIVWGCLVWEDLECPVLDDALKHWAPIH; encoded by the coding sequence ATGTCTGAACGAATTGATGAGGTCGAGCGGGTCGCCGCCGTGTGGCAGCAACTGACCGGCTGGCTGAAAGAGAACGCCCCCACCTCATACGCTTCCCTGCTACCGCCTGCTCCGGAAGAAGAAATCCACGCTGTCGAGGCCCACCTGATGCAGTACGTCGGGTACGGGTTACCAGCAGAACTGGTCGCTTTGTGGCGGCTGTGTGGCGGCGTGGAGCACCAGTACATCAAGGAGAACGAGGACGAGGGTGATGTCGGCTCCGGGGCGTTTCTGCCGGACGGGGTGCTGTTCGCCCCGGCCGAGGCGATACGGCCGCGGCTTCCCAGGTACGGTGAGCGCGACTACTGGGGCGGGGCCCAGGTGGTTCCGTGGCTCACGCGGGACGAGGCCGGCCCCGAGTACGGCCAGTACGTGTCAGCGGCCGGTGTTGGCCACTGGTCGACGATGGACGGGACAGTGGTGTCCGAGCCGCGCTACCCGTCGATGGCCGCCTATCTGGAGTCTGTCCACCGCACCCTGACTGTGGGGCCGGCCGACTTGATGGGGTCCGAAGTTCCCGGCATCGTGTGGGGCTGCCTGGTGTGGGAGGACCTCGAGTGCCCGGTTCTGGACGACGCTCTGAAGCACTGGGCGCCCATCCACTGA
- a CDS encoding NAD(P)/FAD-dependent oxidoreductase, producing MNSGHHIVVLGAGYTGLFSAIRLAHRTRRTDVKITLVNPSSRFVERLRMHQIAAGQELADHQIPDLLVGTGVTFVQGTATAIDPEARQIAVDGAETLGYDTLVYALGSSTDTGQVPGADTHAFTLNNPEIAGRFATRLTEVAASGGTVTVCGGGLTGIEAATEIAESHPGLDVTLISLDEPGGMMGAKARTYLHGALDRLGVTLETGDRVTKVLPDAVELADGRLVRSDACLWTTGVKVSPLAAAAGIATDDRGLILVDATLRSVSHPEIHAIGDAAAVRLAWGQIHGTCQSGLPTAQYTADTIARLVHGKAVKPFRFGYFHQPVSLGRRDAVIQFTKADETPRRMHLTGRSAVAYKEMVSGSPLTTYRLSKRMNVTTIVSRGGRATRKPAG from the coding sequence ATGAACAGCGGCCACCACATCGTCGTCCTCGGCGCCGGCTACACGGGCTTGTTCAGCGCCATCCGGCTGGCCCACCGCACCCGCCGGACCGACGTGAAGATCACCCTGGTCAACCCGTCGAGCCGGTTCGTCGAGCGGCTGAGGATGCACCAGATCGCCGCCGGGCAGGAGCTGGCCGACCATCAGATCCCCGACCTGCTCGTCGGGACCGGCGTCACGTTCGTCCAGGGCACCGCCACCGCCATCGACCCCGAGGCCCGGCAGATCGCCGTCGACGGCGCCGAGACCCTCGGGTACGACACGCTCGTCTACGCGCTGGGCAGCTCGACCGACACCGGCCAGGTCCCCGGAGCCGACACCCACGCGTTCACCCTCAACAACCCGGAGATCGCCGGCCGGTTCGCCACGCGGCTCACCGAGGTCGCCGCATCCGGCGGCACGGTCACCGTCTGTGGCGGCGGCCTGACCGGCATCGAGGCAGCCACCGAGATCGCCGAGAGCCACCCCGGCCTGGACGTCACACTGATCAGCCTGGACGAGCCCGGCGGCATGATGGGCGCCAAGGCCCGCACCTACCTCCACGGCGCGCTGGACCGCCTCGGCGTCACTCTTGAGACCGGCGACCGCGTCACCAAGGTGCTGCCCGACGCCGTCGAGCTGGCCGACGGCCGACTCGTCCGCTCCGACGCGTGCCTGTGGACCACCGGCGTCAAGGTGTCGCCGCTCGCCGCTGCCGCCGGGATCGCCACCGACGACCGCGGCCTCATCCTCGTCGACGCCACCCTGCGTTCGGTTTCCCACCCGGAGATCCACGCCATCGGCGACGCCGCCGCCGTCCGGCTGGCCTGGGGACAGATCCACGGCACCTGCCAGAGCGGCCTGCCCACCGCCCAGTACACCGCCGACACCATCGCGCGGCTCGTGCACGGCAAGGCCGTCAAGCCGTTCCGCTTCGGCTACTTCCACCAGCCGGTCAGCCTCGGCCGCCGTGACGCCGTCATCCAGTTCACCAAGGCCGACGAAACCCCCCGCCGCATGCACCTCACCGGCCGGAGCGCCGTCGCGTACAAGGAGATGGTCAGCGGCAGCCCGCTCACGACCTACCGACTCAGCAAGCGCATGAACGTCACCACCATCGTCTCCAGAGGCGGCCGCGCCACCCGCAAGCCCGCGGGATGA
- a CDS encoding TIGR03086 family metal-binding protein, with the protein MTSATDEHRIIAGAFTERVRGVSPAAWDNPAPCEGWVARDVVRHLVEWFPAFLKSGAGVELPQGPSVDDDPVAAWTVHCDGVQALLDDPATAGKVLSNPHIGRVPLDQAVDRFYTADVFMHTWDLARASGQEETLDPVRCARLLDGMLPLDDVLRKSGQYGPKVEIPESADVQTRLLAFIGRTP; encoded by the coding sequence ATGACGAGCGCAACCGATGAACACCGAATCATCGCAGGAGCTTTCACGGAGCGCGTGCGCGGCGTGAGCCCGGCGGCATGGGACAACCCGGCGCCATGCGAAGGATGGGTCGCCCGGGACGTGGTGCGCCACCTCGTCGAATGGTTCCCAGCCTTCCTGAAGTCCGGTGCCGGCGTCGAACTTCCCCAGGGGCCCTCGGTCGACGACGATCCGGTCGCGGCCTGGACGGTCCACTGCGACGGGGTGCAGGCGCTGCTCGACGACCCGGCCACAGCGGGCAAGGTCCTGTCGAACCCCCACATCGGCAGGGTTCCGCTCGACCAGGCGGTCGACCGCTTCTATACGGCCGACGTCTTCATGCACACCTGGGACCTTGCGCGGGCCAGTGGCCAGGAGGAGACCCTCGACCCCGTCAGGTGTGCCCGGTTGCTCGACGGGATGCTGCCGCTGGACGACGTGCTCCGCAAAAGCGGGCAGTACGGACCTAAGGTCGAGATTCCCGAGAGCGCCGACGTGCAGACGCGCCTGCTCGCCTTCATCGGGCGCACGCCCTGA
- a CDS encoding SRPBCC family protein produces MSTTEAHGRLETRIEADPALPTIVITREFNASRDRVFTAYTDPDLLVRWLGPRRLTMRIDEYDARSGGAYRYVHLEDDGTEYGFRGVFHEVRPQERIVQTFAYDGFPDSVSLEKAVFEDLGGRTRVTTTSVMESVEARDAIIKSGMQDGVRQGYERLDELLAGREDGKGDHSTDSAEELRTDGRGLNP; encoded by the coding sequence ATGAGCACCACAGAGGCCCATGGCCGGCTCGAGACGAGGATCGAGGCCGACCCGGCGCTGCCGACCATTGTCATCACCCGCGAGTTCAACGCCTCGCGGGACCGAGTGTTCACGGCCTATACCGACCCCGACCTCCTCGTCCGGTGGCTCGGCCCTCGCCGGCTCACCATGCGGATCGACGAGTACGACGCCCGCAGCGGCGGCGCGTACCGCTACGTGCATCTCGAGGACGACGGCACCGAGTACGGCTTCCGCGGCGTGTTCCACGAGGTACGCCCCCAGGAACGCATCGTGCAGACCTTCGCCTACGACGGTTTCCCGGACAGCGTCAGCCTGGAGAAGGCCGTCTTCGAGGACCTCGGCGGCCGGACCCGCGTCACCACGACATCGGTCATGGAGTCCGTCGAGGCCCGCGACGCGATCATCAAGAGTGGCATGCAGGACGGCGTCCGCCAGGGATACGAGCGGCTCGACGAACTGCTCGCGGGCCGTGAGGACGGCAAGGGTGACCACAGCACCGACTCCGCAGAGGAGCTTCGGACCGACGGGAGGGGCCTGAACCCATGA
- a CDS encoding ArsR/SmtB family transcription factor, producing MVDDRLSRAFSALADPTRRDIVARLAGGDATVNELAEPYDVTVQAVSKHIKVLEDAGLVSRTRDAQRRPCHLEGEVFDLMTKWIERYRREAEDRFRRLDAVLEQMEERPAQDDMPREEAS from the coding sequence GTGGTCGACGACCGACTGTCCCGGGCGTTCTCCGCGCTGGCCGACCCGACCCGGCGCGACATCGTCGCGAGGCTGGCCGGTGGCGACGCCACGGTGAACGAACTGGCCGAGCCCTATGACGTGACCGTCCAGGCCGTGTCGAAGCACATCAAGGTCCTGGAGGATGCCGGCCTCGTCAGCCGCACCAGGGACGCCCAGCGGCGGCCCTGCCACCTCGAAGGTGAGGTGTTCGACCTGATGACGAAGTGGATCGAGCGGTACCGCCGCGAGGCGGAGGACCGCTTCCGTCGACTGGACGCCGTGCTCGAGCAGATGGAGGAACGGCCCGCGCAGGACGACATGCCCAGGGAGGAAGCATCATGA
- a CDS encoding acyl-CoA dehydrogenase family protein, with amino-acid sequence MRPPVLGGAARGHVPAVAMSEPGAGSDVAALRCRAERQPDGSRLVEGQKTWISNAHVAESMLLVARTGGDRHEGLTMFHVPMNTPGVEVGGIETMGCREVNDVFLTGVRLPADAVVGEVDSGWRQLMAALNHERLFPAANMLGLARHAFDDAVAYVRGREQFVRTVGSFQALRHRVADLATEIECARLLARPPSTAWNAICAPPSSPPSTEAPARSSATSSARATASESARPRTPRGRRSPSTAGSRSLRLRRRAIPTVEQRFAGRASPFIS; translated from the coding sequence GTGCGTCCCCCGGTGCTCGGCGGCGCCGCGCGGGGCCATGTGCCGGCCGTCGCCATGTCGGAGCCCGGCGCCGGTTCCGACGTGGCCGCCCTGCGCTGCCGCGCCGAGCGGCAGCCTGACGGGAGTCGGCTCGTCGAGGGTCAGAAGACCTGGATCTCGAACGCCCACGTCGCCGAGAGCATGTTGCTGGTGGCACGGACGGGTGGGGACCGGCACGAGGGTCTCACGATGTTCCACGTCCCCATGAACACGCCCGGAGTGGAGGTCGGGGGCATCGAGACCATGGGCTGCCGCGAGGTCAACGACGTGTTCCTCACCGGCGTACGGCTGCCCGCGGACGCGGTCGTCGGTGAAGTCGACTCCGGGTGGCGCCAGTTGATGGCGGCGCTGAACCATGAGCGGCTCTTCCCGGCGGCCAACATGCTGGGCCTGGCCCGCCACGCCTTCGACGACGCGGTCGCCTACGTACGCGGGCGCGAGCAGTTCGTCCGGACGGTCGGCTCCTTCCAGGCGCTGCGGCACCGCGTGGCGGATCTCGCCACGGAGATCGAGTGTGCCCGGCTGCTGGCAAGGCCACCGAGTACGGCATGGAACGCCATCTGCGCGCCGCCGTCGTCTCCACCGTCTACGGAGGCACCAGCGAGATCCAGCGCGACATCATCGGCAAGAGCTACGGCCTCTGAGTCCGCCCGGCCCCGGACGCCTCGAGGCCGACGGTCGCCCAGCACCGCTGGTAGCCGCTCTCTAAGGTTGCGCAGGCGGGCGATACCGACCGTGGAGCAACGGTTCGCAGGCCGGGCCAGCCCCTTCATCTCTTGA
- a CDS encoding TetR/AcrR family transcriptional regulator, whose protein sequence is MKPSANDSLLARAIARPATEEKLARQILDAALEQFTTFGLRRSSVEDVAKRAGVSRVTVYRRFQSKDGLVEACLLREGSRFFQKLDAAVASLPTMEDRVVEGFVVALRYTRAHPLFGGLLRLEPEVVLPCFTVQGGASLAATTDYLTAHLRRAQHTEGRGETDPRPVAELMVRVAVSFLLNPAGCIELDDEEQARAFARRYLAPLLDA, encoded by the coding sequence ATGAAGCCATCTGCGAACGACTCCCTGCTGGCCCGGGCCATCGCCCGGCCGGCGACAGAGGAAAAGCTGGCGCGGCAGATCCTCGACGCCGCCCTGGAGCAGTTCACGACCTTCGGTCTGCGCCGTTCCTCGGTGGAGGACGTCGCCAAACGGGCCGGCGTCTCGCGCGTCACGGTGTACCGCCGCTTCCAGAGCAAGGACGGACTGGTCGAGGCGTGCCTGCTGCGCGAGGGCAGCCGCTTCTTCCAGAAGCTGGACGCCGCCGTCGCCTCGCTGCCGACGATGGAGGACCGGGTCGTGGAGGGCTTCGTGGTCGCCCTGCGATACACCAGGGCCCATCCGCTCTTCGGCGGGCTGCTGCGGCTCGAACCCGAAGTGGTTCTCCCCTGCTTCACCGTGCAGGGCGGCGCCTCCCTCGCCGCCACCACCGACTACCTGACCGCCCATCTGCGACGCGCTCAGCACACCGAGGGCCGCGGCGAGACCGACCCCCGGCCGGTGGCGGAACTGATGGTGCGTGTCGCGGTCTCCTTCCTCCTCAACCCGGCCGGCTGTATCGAGCTGGACGACGAGGAACAGGCCCGCGCCTTCGCCCGCAGATACCTCGCGCCGCTGCTCGACGCCTGA
- a CDS encoding GlxA family transcriptional regulator has protein sequence MLAVGIVTEVFGPHGAALPGFDFALCTDRPGPVPTDFGVPLTITHGLDRLASADLVIALPWTGFRTPPAPAVLDALSAAHERGSLVAAHCVGAFALAAAGLLDGRRATTHWRFAELLAHRHPTTTVEPDALYVDEGRIITGAGAAAGFDLCLHLLRREYGASMANAVARDVVLPSHRDGGQAQYLAAPVPEDCRDERLAEVLAWARENLHQPLPVAELARRAVMSKRSFARRFTAATGTTPHAWLRSLRLSGAEELLETTDLPVEEIARRVGYGSAAVLREQFVRRRGVPPRSYRRSFTNTP, from the coding sequence ATGCTCGCCGTCGGCATCGTCACCGAGGTCTTCGGCCCGCACGGGGCGGCACTGCCCGGCTTCGACTTCGCCCTGTGCACCGACCGGCCCGGGCCGGTCCCCACCGACTTCGGCGTACCGCTCACCATCACGCACGGCCTGGACCGGCTCGCCTCCGCCGATCTGGTGATCGCCCTGCCATGGACCGGCTTCCGCACACCGCCCGCTCCCGCCGTACTGGATGCCCTGTCGGCCGCACACGAGCGCGGCTCACTGGTCGCGGCCCACTGCGTCGGCGCCTTCGCGCTCGCCGCCGCCGGACTGCTCGACGGCCGGCGGGCCACCACCCACTGGCGGTTCGCCGAACTGCTCGCCCACCGCCACCCGACCACCACCGTCGAACCCGACGCCCTCTACGTCGACGAGGGACGCATCATCACCGGCGCGGGAGCCGCCGCGGGCTTCGATCTCTGCCTGCACCTGCTGAGGCGGGAGTACGGAGCCTCGATGGCCAACGCCGTGGCCCGGGACGTGGTGCTGCCCTCCCACCGCGACGGCGGGCAGGCGCAGTACCTGGCCGCCCCCGTCCCCGAAGACTGCCGCGACGAGCGTCTCGCCGAGGTACTCGCGTGGGCCCGGGAGAACCTCCACCAGCCGCTTCCCGTCGCGGAACTGGCCCGGCGCGCCGTGATGAGCAAACGCTCCTTCGCCCGGCGCTTCACCGCCGCGACCGGCACCACCCCCCACGCCTGGCTGCGGAGCCTGCGGCTGAGCGGCGCCGAGGAGCTCCTGGAGACCACGGACCTGCCGGTCGAGGAGATCGCCCGCCGCGTCGGATACGGAAGCGCGGCCGTCCTGCGCGAACAGTTCGTGCGCCGCCGGGGGGTGCCGCCCCGCTCCTACCGCCGCTCCTTCACCAACACGCCGTAA
- a CDS encoding MBL fold metallo-hydrolase, producing MTDAPLGRSAVYTILTTGYVGSTGPGVAATVSYISDADRHVIFDPGMVASRDRILAPLEELGLGPDDITDVVLSHHHPDNTMNVGLFGRARVHDHKVEYLGDQWRNRDAEGYELTPSLRLIRTPGHSAEDITLLAGTESGVVAFAGDLWWHADGPADDPVAPDREVLRTSRLRVLTAADLIVPGHGGPFRADDTTPR from the coding sequence ATGACAGACGCACCGCTCGGCCGCAGCGCCGTGTACACGATCCTGACCACCGGATACGTCGGCTCCACCGGCCCCGGAGTCGCCGCCACCGTCTCCTACATATCCGACGCCGACCGGCATGTGATCTTCGACCCGGGCATGGTGGCGAGTCGCGACCGTATCCTCGCCCCGCTCGAGGAGTTGGGGCTCGGCCCCGACGACATCACCGACGTGGTGCTCAGCCATCACCACCCGGACAACACCATGAACGTGGGCCTGTTCGGACGGGCCCGGGTGCACGACCACAAGGTGGAGTACCTCGGCGATCAGTGGCGGAACCGGGACGCGGAGGGCTACGAACTCACCCCGTCGCTACGGCTGATTCGCACCCCGGGCCACAGCGCCGAGGACATCACGCTGCTGGCGGGCACGGAGTCGGGCGTGGTCGCCTTCGCCGGTGACCTGTGGTGGCACGCGGACGGTCCGGCGGACGATCCGGTAGCCCCCGACCGTGAGGTGTTGCGCACCTCCCGGCTCCGGGTGCTGACCGCCGCGGACCTGATCGTGCCCGGCCACGGCGGCCCGTTCAGGGCCGACGACACCACGCCACGCTAG
- a CDS encoding response regulator produces MIRIVLADDHPVVREGLRAMLSAEQDLEVVADASSGPQAEALAAELRPDIVLMDLRMPDGGGVDSIVRMSAAGLPCRVIVLTTYETDRDILRAVEAGAAGYLLKDLPRSELANAVRAAARGETVLAPTVAARLVDQLRTRPERPRLSERETAVLRLVAEGCTNAEIGRRLFIGESTVKTHLLRVFGKLGVDDRTAAVTSAMRYGLLD; encoded by the coding sequence GTGATCCGGATCGTCCTGGCCGACGACCATCCCGTCGTACGGGAGGGTCTGCGGGCCATGCTGAGCGCCGAACAGGACCTGGAGGTGGTCGCCGACGCGTCGAGCGGACCGCAGGCCGAGGCGCTGGCCGCGGAGCTGCGCCCCGACATCGTGCTGATGGACCTGCGGATGCCGGACGGCGGGGGTGTGGACTCGATCGTGCGGATGAGCGCGGCGGGGCTGCCCTGCCGGGTGATCGTCCTGACGACCTACGAGACGGACCGCGACATCCTGCGCGCCGTGGAGGCGGGGGCGGCGGGCTACCTGCTGAAGGACCTGCCACGGAGCGAACTGGCGAATGCGGTACGGGCTGCCGCGCGGGGCGAGACGGTGCTCGCGCCGACGGTGGCGGCCCGATTGGTGGACCAGTTGCGCACCCGACCGGAACGCCCGCGGCTGTCCGAACGGGAGACGGCGGTGCTGCGGCTGGTTGCGGAGGGGTGCACGAACGCGGAGATCGGCCGCCGCCTGTTCATCGGCGAGTCGACGGTGAAGACCCATCTGCTGCGGGTCTTCGGCAAGTTGGGTGTCGACGACCGAACCGCGGCGGTGACGAGCGCGATGCGCTACGGCCTTCTCGACTGA
- a CDS encoding sensor histidine kinase has product MNGPERAGGAYTWDRSFRIWDRYFAFVWLATLVFVLGTGHPGRPVRLVAAALLVLLIPLFVWVGRPLLREDPPDPRRALGYLVAAMALFLPSAILVGETRLMTFALVPQCFMTLRIRWALVAVAVINLVPVVGWALVWWPDDEAVFFNGMFAVVTFVFSMAVGTWIIRIIEQSQERAALIAELDTSRHEISRLSAAHGALAERERMAREIHDTLAQGFTSLLMLVQAVEAELDDDIAQARRHLALMDETARQNLAEARALVAGGAPADLHGASLPDALRRLAARHETELRMTGPVRPLPAGPEVVALRACQEALANARRHAGSSATVGITLTYADEALTVSVRDDGCGFDPHTVTGGYGLAGLRARATEVGGTASVDSTPGDGTTVTVRLPVSPPRSPW; this is encoded by the coding sequence ATGAACGGGCCGGAGCGGGCCGGGGGCGCGTACACCTGGGACCGGTCGTTCCGGATCTGGGACAGGTACTTCGCGTTCGTCTGGCTGGCCACCCTGGTGTTCGTGCTCGGCACGGGGCATCCGGGGCGGCCGGTCAGGCTGGTCGCGGCGGCGCTGCTGGTTCTGCTGATCCCGCTGTTCGTGTGGGTCGGGCGCCCCCTCCTGCGGGAGGATCCGCCGGACCCGCGGCGGGCACTGGGCTACCTGGTGGCGGCGATGGCGCTGTTCCTGCCGTCGGCGATCCTCGTGGGCGAGACCCGGCTGATGACCTTCGCGCTCGTCCCCCAGTGCTTCATGACGCTGCGCATCCGATGGGCGCTGGTGGCGGTGGCCGTCATCAACCTCGTGCCCGTCGTCGGGTGGGCTCTGGTGTGGTGGCCCGACGACGAGGCCGTCTTCTTCAACGGGATGTTCGCGGTGGTGACCTTCGTCTTCTCGATGGCCGTCGGCACCTGGATCATCCGCATCATCGAGCAGAGCCAGGAACGGGCCGCGCTGATCGCGGAGCTGGACACGAGCCGTCACGAGATCTCCCGGCTGTCGGCCGCGCACGGCGCGCTGGCCGAGCGGGAGCGGATGGCCCGGGAGATCCACGACACCCTCGCCCAGGGGTTCACCAGTCTGCTGATGCTGGTGCAGGCCGTCGAGGCGGAGCTCGACGACGACATCGCGCAGGCCCGACGACACCTGGCCCTGATGGACGAGACGGCCCGGCAGAACCTCGCCGAGGCGCGCGCCCTGGTCGCCGGAGGCGCGCCCGCCGACCTGCACGGCGCCTCGCTGCCGGACGCCCTGCGCCGGCTGGCCGCACGCCACGAGACGGAGCTGCGGATGACCGGTCCCGTACGTCCGCTGCCGGCCGGCCCCGAGGTGGTGGCCCTGCGCGCCTGCCAGGAGGCACTGGCCAACGCCCGTAGACACGCGGGGAGTTCGGCCACAGTAGGCATCACCCTGACGTACGCCGACGAGGCCCTCACCGTGTCCGTACGGGATGACGGCTGCGGCTTCGACCCGCACACGGTGACGGGAGGCTACGGTCTGGCGGGACTGCGCGCCCGGGCCACCGAGGTGGGCGGCACCGCTTCCGTCGACAGCACACCCGGCGACGGCACCACCGTGACCGTCCGCCTGCCCGTATCGCCCCCGAGGAGCCCATGGTGA
- a CDS encoding ABC transporter permease, protein MTTTVVRTRTKAHADRLPGAWRLGLGRGVLELRQFFRQRDQVLFTFAFPVVFLFLFASIFRDDVRGAGITASQLYVPAMMAAGIMSTSFQSLGISIAIERDEKVLRRLRGTPMPPAAYFLGKIWLVLVTGLLETAILLLVGATLYDVDLPTDPGRLFDFAWIFVLGLTACALLGIAVSSVPKSGKSATSVVVLPFLVLQFISGVYIAIDTIPGWMLNIGALFPLKWMCQGLRGVFLPESAQVLEQTGGWEFGRVALVLGAWCVGGLLLCLLTFRWKNRRDG, encoded by the coding sequence ATGACCACGACCGTCGTACGCACCCGCACGAAGGCGCACGCCGACCGGCTGCCCGGAGCATGGCGACTGGGTCTGGGGCGTGGCGTCCTGGAGCTCAGGCAGTTCTTCCGGCAGCGCGACCAGGTGCTGTTCACCTTCGCCTTTCCGGTGGTGTTCCTGTTCCTGTTCGCGTCGATCTTCCGGGACGACGTGCGCGGGGCGGGCATCACCGCCTCGCAGCTCTACGTCCCCGCGATGATGGCCGCCGGCATCATGTCCACCAGCTTCCAGTCGCTCGGCATCTCGATCGCGATCGAACGGGACGAGAAGGTGCTGCGCCGGCTGCGCGGCACACCGATGCCGCCGGCGGCGTACTTCCTCGGCAAGATCTGGCTGGTCCTCGTCACCGGGCTGCTGGAGACGGCGATCCTGCTGCTCGTCGGCGCGACCCTCTACGACGTGGATCTGCCCACGGACCCGGGCCGCCTGTTCGACTTCGCCTGGATCTTCGTGCTGGGCCTCACGGCGTGCGCGCTGCTCGGCATCGCCGTCAGCTCCGTCCCGAAGTCCGGCAAGAGCGCCACCTCGGTGGTCGTACTCCCCTTCCTGGTGTTGCAGTTCATCTCGGGGGTGTACATCGCGATCGACACCATCCCCGGCTGGATGCTGAACATCGGTGCCCTGTTCCCGCTGAAGTGGATGTGCCAGGGGCTGCGCGGGGTGTTCCTTCCGGAGTCGGCACAGGTCCTGGAGCAGACCGGTGGCTGGGAATTCGGGCGGGTCGCCCTGGTGCTGGGGGCCTGGTGCGTCGGAGGATTGCTGCTGTGTCTGCTGACCTTCCGGTGGAAGAACCGGCGCGACGGATGA